A part of Lactobacillus sp. ESL0700 genomic DNA contains:
- a CDS encoding LacI family DNA-binding transcriptional regulator, whose protein sequence is MVTLLDVAKKANVSKMTVSRVINHPEQVTAELRKLVDDAMAELDYHPNYVAQALVNNRTNVVKFVTLEDIDTTEPYYMNLLFGIARGLSKKQYAIQLVTDRKQIKDGNFDGYLITGARSHDYALFDSLQKPFILFGENHRGYDFVDNNNQLGGKIATEYALSRLYSHIVFIGIDVQEPFEYSRETGYINTLQKNKLIPQIFRIANHSHAAQKVIQDNFQQFKKDTCFICASDRIATGVVRQLLNEKARVPDDFGVIGYDGVFLDQVSNLKLTTIKQPIFEMGELLAKMLLQKIMQQGSPQGEAMLEPTLVRRESTR, encoded by the coding sequence ATGGTAACTTTACTTGATGTCGCTAAAAAAGCTAATGTATCAAAAATGACGGTTTCGCGGGTGATCAATCATCCCGAGCAAGTAACGGCAGAATTGCGTAAGTTGGTAGATGATGCAATGGCAGAACTAGATTATCATCCGAATTACGTTGCCCAGGCGTTAGTTAATAATCGAACCAATGTGGTCAAATTTGTTACGTTAGAAGATATTGATACAACTGAACCATATTATATGAACTTATTATTTGGGATTGCTCGCGGTCTGTCTAAAAAGCAGTATGCAATTCAGTTGGTGACTGATCGTAAGCAGATTAAGGATGGTAATTTTGATGGGTACTTGATTACAGGTGCTCGTTCGCATGACTATGCCTTGTTTGACAGCTTGCAAAAGCCATTTATTCTCTTTGGTGAGAATCACCGCGGCTATGATTTTGTTGATAATAATAATCAACTTGGCGGCAAAATTGCGACCGAATATGCATTATCGCGCTTATATAGCCATATTGTGTTTATTGGTATCGACGTGCAGGAGCCTTTTGAATATTCACGAGAAACGGGTTATATCAATACATTACAAAAAAATAAGCTAATTCCACAAATTTTTCGGATTGCTAACCATAGCCACGCGGCCCAAAAAGTGATTCAGGATAATTTTCAGCAGTTCAAAAAGGATACCTGCTTTATTTGTGCTAGTGACCGGATTGCAACAGGAGTTGTTAGGCAATTGCTCAATGAAAAGGCACGTGTACCTGATGACTTTGGTGTAATCGGTTATGATGGTGTCTTTTTGGATCAAGTTTCTAACTTGAAGCTGACAACAATTAAACAGCCGATTTTTGAAATGGGCGAGCTGCTTGCCAAGATGCTGCTACAAAAGATTATGCAGCAAGGCTCACCACAAGGTGAGGCAATGCTTGAGCCGACTTTAGTAAGACGAGAATCAACGAGATAA
- the ugpC gene encoding sn-glycerol-3-phosphate ABC transporter ATP-binding protein UgpC gives MVEVDLNHMYKKYEGNDQYSVNDFDLHIKDKEFIVFVGPSGCGKSTTLRMIAGLEDISKGTMEVDHQVMNDVAPKDRHIAMVFQNYALYPHMSIYDNMAFGLKLRHYKKSEIDQRVHHAAEILNLQEYLDKKPAELSGGQRQRVALGRAIVRDAPIFLMDEPLSNLDAKLRVSMRAEIAKLHQDLGTTTIYVTHDQTEAMTLADRVVVMSVGKIEQIGTPQEVYNHPINQFVAGFIGSPQMNFFNVHYHDGWISDGKGLKIAVPEGKAKLLEENGYNDRDVVFGIRPEDIHAEQAFLETWPDSAVDSTVVVSELLGATIQLYQKVDETEFVANINARDLYQPGEKVRMGFDVNKAHFFDKDTTLAIVN, from the coding sequence ATGGTTGAAGTTGATTTAAACCATATGTACAAAAAATATGAGGGTAATGATCAATATTCTGTTAATGATTTTGATTTACACATTAAAGATAAAGAATTTATCGTTTTTGTTGGCCCATCAGGGTGTGGTAAATCGACTACTTTGAGAATGATTGCTGGGCTAGAAGACATTAGCAAGGGAACGATGGAAGTTGATCATCAGGTAATGAATGATGTTGCTCCCAAAGACCGGCATATTGCGATGGTTTTCCAAAACTACGCGCTGTATCCCCACATGTCAATCTATGACAACATGGCCTTTGGTCTTAAATTACGTCATTATAAAAAATCCGAGATTGATCAACGAGTTCACCATGCTGCAGAAATCTTGAACTTGCAGGAATACTTGGATAAAAAGCCTGCAGAATTGTCCGGTGGTCAACGGCAAAGAGTGGCATTAGGAAGAGCGATTGTGCGTGATGCACCGATTTTCTTAATGGATGAGCCCTTATCTAACTTGGATGCTAAATTGCGGGTGTCGATGCGGGCAGAAATTGCTAAACTGCACCAAGATTTAGGCACAACAACAATCTATGTTACTCACGATCAAACAGAAGCCATGACATTGGCAGATCGCGTGGTTGTAATGTCGGTTGGTAAAATCGAACAAATTGGGACGCCGCAAGAAGTTTATAATCACCCAATTAACCAGTTCGTTGCTGGCTTTATCGGCTCACCACAAATGAACTTCTTTAATGTTCATTATCATGATGGCTGGATTTCGGATGGCAAGGGCTTAAAGATTGCCGTTCCGGAAGGTAAGGCAAAATTGCTTGAAGAAAATGGCTACAACGACCGCGATGTTGTTTTCGGTATTCGTCCAGAAGATATCCATGCTGAACAGGCATTCTTGGAAACATGGCCAGATTCAGCAGTTGATTCAACAGTAGTTGTTTCAGAGTTGCTCGGGGCCACAATTCAGTTATACCAAAAGGTAGATGAAACTGAATTTGTAGCTAACATTAATGCTCGTGACCTTTACCAACCAGGTGAAAAGGTCAGAATGGGCTTTGATGTTAATAAGGCACACTTCTTTGATAAGGATACGACCTTGGCAATTGTTAATTAA
- a CDS encoding alpha-glucosidase encodes MKHWYEHAVIYQIYPKSFQDSNGDGIGDLNGIKKRIPYLQKLGINAVWLNPIFVSPQVDNGYDVADYLAIDPQMGTMAEMTDLIAAFHQAGIHVIMDFVLNHTSDQNYWFQQAIKHPDSSYRDYYIFAGKNNERPNNWGSFFGGSVWELDPAQTGESYFHLFDKHMPDLNWRNPQVREEMLKIAEYWLDKGIDGLRLDAFIHIAKADLNQDFPLDSSEDDTVVAEPFFANLPQVQEWLRPFCQQIKHDYPETLLLGEAASANVNLAVDYTAKDRQLMDNVITFRYFTDDESQLDPNLPAQYQPKPLDWLNFKQTQAVWQQTLGNIAQPILYWNNHDMPRVATRIAKTPTQICSLAMLMYLERGIPIIYYGEELGLKNYEFTDPATFADDSVNEFIKQAEQAGKSEEEALALVSQTHKMPARCPMPWTDEKSGGFSTVKPWLTGKKLDHASVSGEIADLNSTFNFYRRLIALKKTSLFQDGNFNLYSTGQDSYVYQRKLKNEQAIVAVSLSSEKIKITLPEGNYEEKLVAGQYHLTGNELLLMPYSGVVLSNNGGKNAISSFKA; translated from the coding sequence ATGAAGCATTGGTATGAACATGCAGTAATTTACCAGATATATCCTAAGTCTTTTCAGGATAGTAATGGTGATGGTATTGGCGATTTGAATGGGATTAAAAAGCGCATCCCTTATTTGCAAAAGTTGGGAATTAATGCGGTTTGGCTTAATCCGATTTTTGTTTCGCCACAAGTTGATAACGGCTATGATGTTGCTGATTATTTGGCGATTGACCCGCAGATGGGAACAATGGCCGAAATGACGGACTTAATAGCGGCATTTCACCAGGCTGGAATCCATGTAATTATGGATTTTGTCCTGAATCATACATCTGACCAAAATTACTGGTTCCAGCAAGCGATCAAGCATCCTGATAGTTCATATCGTGATTATTATATTTTTGCTGGAAAAAACAATGAGCGACCGAATAATTGGGGTAGCTTCTTTGGCGGCAGTGTGTGGGAACTAGACCCAGCGCAAACCGGTGAGTCATACTTTCATTTGTTTGATAAGCACATGCCAGATCTTAATTGGCGGAACCCGCAAGTTCGCGAGGAAATGCTTAAAATTGCGGAATATTGGCTTGATAAGGGAATAGATGGGCTGCGATTAGACGCGTTTATTCATATTGCCAAGGCTGATTTGAACCAGGATTTTCCATTAGACAGTTCTGAAGATGACACAGTAGTTGCAGAACCATTTTTTGCCAATTTACCACAGGTTCAAGAATGGCTGCGCCCATTTTGCCAGCAAATCAAGCATGACTATCCAGAAACCTTGCTCTTGGGTGAGGCAGCCAGTGCTAATGTCAATTTGGCGGTTGATTATACGGCTAAAGATCGGCAATTGATGGATAACGTAATTACTTTTCGTTACTTTACAGATGATGAAAGTCAGCTCGATCCTAATTTGCCGGCACAATATCAACCTAAGCCCCTTGATTGGTTGAATTTTAAACAGACGCAGGCAGTATGGCAGCAGACCCTAGGGAATATTGCGCAGCCAATTCTGTATTGGAATAATCATGACATGCCGCGTGTCGCTACGCGAATTGCTAAAACGCCAACTCAAATTTGCAGTCTGGCAATGCTAATGTACTTAGAGCGCGGCATTCCAATAATTTATTATGGTGAAGAATTGGGCCTTAAAAATTACGAATTTACTGATCCTGCGACGTTTGCTGATGATTCGGTTAACGAATTTATCAAGCAAGCTGAACAAGCGGGTAAAAGTGAAGAAGAAGCTTTAGCGCTAGTTAGTCAAACGCATAAGATGCCGGCACGCTGTCCAATGCCGTGGACTGACGAAAAGTCAGGCGGCTTTTCAACAGTTAAGCCGTGGCTCACGGGCAAAAAGTTGGATCATGCAAGTGTTAGTGGAGAAATTGCTGATCTAAATAGTACGTTTAACTTTTATCGCCGGCTGATTGCACTGAAAAAGACATCACTGTTTCAAGATGGCAACTTTAATCTGTATTCCACTGGTCAGGATAGTTATGTATATCAACGCAAATTGAAGAATGAACAGGCAATTGTGGCCGTTTCATTGAGTAGTGAAAAAATCAAAATTACGTTGCCTGAGGGCAATTACGAGGAAAAATTGGTCGCTGGACAATACCACCTGACAGGCAACGAGCTTTTGTTAATGCCGTATTCAGGTGTTGTCTTAAGTAATAATGGAGGAAAAAATGCAATTAGCAGCTTTAAAGCATAG
- a CDS encoding glycoside hydrolase family 65 protein, with amino-acid sequence MKRIFEVNPWQVATTDFSPADKRLQESITAIGNDYMGVRGNFEEGYSGDSLQGSYLAGVWFPDKTRVGWWKNGYPKYFGKSINAPSFLGIGITINGEQLDLAKNKFSDFHLALDMHQGLLSRSFIYEGQNVKVKFEFERFLHISLKEAALIKVKATVLEGTAQIAFNSTLDGTVVNEDSNYDEQFWLAISESQADRTIQVKTKPNPYQVPQFTVLLKASLRHADQLVTGEVTTSTAQLSECVTVNLQAGESYDLEKDVIVVTSRDVEPERQAQRADELMKQLQSKTFTQNLAEHTAVWQKRWAKSDVVIAGDDAAQQGIRFNILQLFMTYYGEDKRLNVGPKGFTGEKYGGATYWDTEAFIFPMYLCVAQPNVTRALLQYRHDQLPGAYHNAQEQGLNGALFPMVTFNGIECHNEWEITFEEIHRNSDIPFAIYQYTKYTGDESYVKNAGMDVLVGTARFWAGRVHYSKWRKKYVMHGVTGPNEYENNVNNNWFTSSMARWLLQYTLERLPLADQAAQERLNVTEEEKRKWQDIVDNIYLPEDQERGIFLQQDDFLDKDIRPATEIPDTQRPINQHWSWDKILRSPFIKQADVLQGIYFLNDRYTKEQKERNFDFYEPLTVHESSLSACVHSILAAELGKKQQSVEFYERTARLDLDNYNNDTDDGLHITSMSGSWLAIVQGFAGMRYDHDQLKFNPFVPNNWDGYSFIINYRNRLIKVQVNHDETKLTLLQGEDLTVLVSGHKVELKEGEAKCLKD; translated from the coding sequence ATGAAACGAATTTTTGAGGTTAATCCATGGCAAGTTGCTACGACAGACTTTTCTCCAGCCGATAAACGACTACAGGAAAGTATCACGGCAATTGGCAATGATTATATGGGGGTACGTGGCAACTTTGAGGAAGGATACTCTGGCGATAGTCTGCAGGGCAGTTACTTAGCTGGGGTATGGTTCCCTGATAAAACGCGAGTTGGCTGGTGGAAGAACGGCTATCCAAAGTATTTTGGTAAAAGTATCAATGCTCCGAGTTTTCTGGGGATTGGCATTACGATTAACGGCGAGCAGCTGGACTTAGCTAAGAATAAATTCAGTGATTTTCACTTAGCACTTGATATGCATCAGGGATTGCTATCACGTAGTTTTATCTATGAAGGACAAAACGTTAAAGTAAAATTTGAATTTGAGCGCTTTTTACATATTAGTTTAAAAGAAGCGGCTTTGATTAAAGTTAAGGCGACGGTTTTAGAAGGCACAGCACAAATTGCGTTTAATTCGACCTTAGATGGAACAGTTGTTAATGAAGATAGTAATTATGATGAGCAGTTTTGGCTTGCGATTAGCGAAAGTCAGGCTGATCGCACAATCCAAGTTAAGACCAAGCCTAATCCTTATCAAGTTCCTCAATTTACGGTTCTATTGAAGGCAAGTTTGAGACACGCTGACCAACTAGTAACAGGAGAAGTGACAACTTCTACTGCACAATTAAGTGAATGCGTGACTGTCAATTTGCAGGCAGGTGAAAGCTACGACTTAGAAAAGGATGTTATCGTCGTTACTAGTCGTGATGTTGAACCCGAAAGGCAGGCTCAGCGAGCTGACGAATTAATGAAGCAGCTGCAATCTAAAACATTTACGCAAAATCTGGCAGAGCATACAGCTGTCTGGCAAAAGCGCTGGGCTAAAAGTGATGTAGTTATTGCCGGTGACGACGCTGCTCAACAGGGAATTAGATTTAATATTTTACAGCTCTTCATGACTTACTATGGCGAGGATAAGAGATTAAATGTCGGCCCTAAGGGCTTTACTGGTGAAAAATACGGCGGCGCAACTTATTGGGACACAGAAGCCTTTATCTTCCCAATGTATCTCTGCGTGGCGCAACCCAACGTGACGCGGGCGTTATTGCAGTACCGGCATGACCAATTACCAGGTGCATATCATAATGCTCAAGAGCAGGGCCTAAATGGCGCACTCTTTCCAATGGTTACTTTTAACGGAATTGAATGCCACAATGAGTGGGAAATTACGTTTGAGGAAATCCACCGCAACAGCGATATTCCGTTTGCGATTTATCAATACACCAAGTATACCGGCGATGAGTCTTACGTTAAGAACGCGGGCATGGATGTCTTAGTTGGGACAGCTCGCTTTTGGGCTGGTCGAGTTCACTATTCTAAGTGGCGCAAGAAGTATGTCATGCACGGTGTTACTGGTCCTAATGAGTATGAAAATAACGTTAACAACAACTGGTTTACCAGCTCAATGGCACGGTGGTTGTTGCAATACACGCTTGAACGCTTGCCATTAGCTGATCAAGCAGCTCAAGAGCGGCTCAATGTAACCGAAGAAGAAAAGCGCAAGTGGCAGGACATAGTTGATAATATCTATTTACCTGAAGATCAAGAACGCGGAATTTTCTTGCAGCAGGATGACTTCTTAGACAAAGACATCAGGCCAGCTACGGAAATTCCCGATACGCAGCGACCAATCAATCAACATTGGTCTTGGGATAAGATTTTGCGCTCGCCGTTTATCAAGCAGGCTGACGTTCTGCAAGGAATTTACTTTTTAAATGATCGCTATACCAAAGAACAAAAAGAACGGAACTTTGACTTCTATGAGCCATTAACAGTTCATGAAAGTTCACTTTCAGCTTGTGTGCATTCGATTTTGGCAGCTGAATTAGGTAAAAAACAACAGTCAGTTGAGTTTTATGAGCGTACGGCGCGACTAGACCTTGATAACTACAATAATGATACAGATGATGGGCTGCACATTACGTCAATGAGTGGTTCATGGCTGGCAATTGTTCAAGGCTTTGCCGGGATGCGTTACGATCATGATCAATTAAAATTTAATCCTTTTGTACCTAACAATTGGGATGGTTATAGTTTTATAATTAATTATCGAAACCGCTTAATAAAGGTTCAGGTTAATCATGATGAAACAAAACTGACTTTGCTTCAGGGTGAAGACTTAACAGTTTTAGTTAGCGGACATAAAGTTGAATTAAAAGAGGGTGAAGCTAAGTGCTTAAAGGACTAA
- the pgmB gene encoding beta-phosphoglucomutase — MLKGLIFDLDGVLTDSAKFHLAAWNNLAQELGINLTSAQLDSLRGISRMDSLNLILHYGNQEDKYTSEQKDKFAEQKNEKFLQQVQTMTPQDILPGISELLRDAHDAGLKMCIASASKNAPKILNKLGIADQFDDIVDPATLHRGKPDPEIYVKAQELLGLATDEVISFEDAAAGVEAIKAAGQFAVGIGNQQLLKQADYIVTTTKELKLDEIMAVFAKGSEESR, encoded by the coding sequence GTGCTTAAAGGACTAATTTTTGATTTAGATGGTGTGTTAACAGATTCCGCCAAGTTTCACTTAGCAGCTTGGAATAATTTAGCGCAAGAATTGGGGATTAATCTTACTTCAGCACAGCTGGATTCGCTGCGTGGAATTTCACGAATGGATTCACTTAATCTGATTTTGCATTATGGTAATCAAGAGGATAAGTACACTTCTGAGCAAAAAGACAAGTTCGCTGAACAAAAGAACGAAAAATTTTTACAGCAAGTGCAAACAATGACGCCGCAAGATATTTTGCCTGGGATTTCCGAGTTATTAAGGGATGCCCATGATGCAGGATTAAAAATGTGTATTGCTTCGGCTTCTAAGAATGCCCCTAAAATTCTTAATAAGTTAGGGATTGCAGATCAGTTCGATGACATTGTTGATCCGGCGACGTTACATCGTGGTAAGCCTGATCCTGAAATTTACGTCAAAGCACAGGAACTTTTGGGATTAGCAACAGATGAAGTGATCAGCTTTGAGGATGCTGCAGCGGGTGTAGAAGCAATTAAGGCGGCAGGCCAATTTGCTGTTGGCATTGGCAATCAGCAGCTACTTAAGCAAGCTGATTATATCGTGACAACCACAAAAGAATTGAAGTTGGATGAAATAATGGCCGTTTTTGCTAAAGGGTCAGAAGAAAGTAGGTAA
- a CDS encoding tyrosine-protein phosphatase has product MAHERIVALDGPLNFRDVGGYQTENGQTVKWNKIYRSDSLSSLTPHDQQKLAAMHVTVDCDLRSAYEKESSPDKTWSKREFIDVPVYSEDIADQQNDHKVYRFLHHIPDMKDNFIGRIYQQTLLSPHSQDIFARVFAQLLELPQDEALVYHCSAGKDRTGMVSALILMALGVGDDTIARDYLLTNELYDFAISKQLPSNDDISQMVAKMNVTKGEGIAIRGITETIRGGWGDFANFFKKQLGFTADDLAQLRQMYLE; this is encoded by the coding sequence ATGGCACACGAACGAATTGTAGCTCTTGATGGCCCACTTAATTTTAGGGATGTCGGTGGTTATCAAACTGAAAATGGTCAAACAGTTAAATGGAATAAAATTTATCGCTCGGATTCACTGAGTTCACTTACGCCGCACGACCAGCAAAAACTGGCTGCAATGCACGTAACCGTTGATTGTGATTTGCGTTCGGCGTATGAAAAAGAGTCTTCTCCTGATAAGACATGGTCTAAACGAGAATTTATTGATGTTCCCGTTTATTCTGAAGATATTGCCGATCAACAAAATGACCATAAGGTATACCGCTTTTTGCATCATATTCCCGATATGAAGGATAATTTTATCGGGCGCATATACCAGCAGACCCTTCTTAGTCCGCATAGTCAGGATATTTTTGCCCGCGTTTTTGCGCAATTACTGGAATTACCACAAGATGAGGCACTTGTCTATCATTGCAGTGCAGGTAAAGATAGGACGGGCATGGTGTCTGCCCTGATTTTAATGGCTTTAGGTGTCGGCGACGATACCATTGCTCGCGATTATTTATTGACCAACGAACTGTACGACTTTGCCATCTCTAAGCAATTGCCAAGTAATGATGATATTTCACAAATGGTTGCGAAAATGAACGTTACTAAGGGTGAGGGGATTGCAATTCGCGGCATTACAGAGACCATCCGTGGCGGCTGGGGCGACTTTGCTAACTTCTTCAAAAAACAATTGGGCTTTACTGCAGATGACTTGGCTCAATTAAGGCAGATGTATTTAGAATAG
- a CDS encoding glycoside hydrolase family 13 protein, with protein MQLAALKHRTESEDCFVISPHHVRVRFHSAKDDVKQVIVHYTDNYLDTKTDRTIAMTKIGQGQVSDHWGATLTAPYRRLKYTFEVIGQDGEHKIVGDRGISTYNEQNLLADSSYFKLPYLHQIDMDITPDWVKDTVWYQIFPERFANGDKSNDPQGTKPWNSSDHPGRDDYYGGDLQGILDKLDYLQELGINGLYLCPVFKASSNHKYDTIDYLQIDPDFGDKDLFAKVVNEAHRRGIRVMLDAVFNHLGSQSMQWQDVVKNGAKSRFADWFHINSFPVSPYQNPTKGEGEPNYDTFAFEEHMPKLNTANPEVQDFLLEIATYWVKYFDIDAWRLDVANEVDHHFWRRFHDAVTAIKPDFYIVGEIWHNARPWLNGDEFSGVMNYPYTLQIEDHFFKHNKSAIELTQALTDQLMMYRDNNNRAMLNMLDSHDTARLFTVAGDDQQLGMQALTFMFMQPGSPCIYYGTEMGMTGGEDPDCRKPMDWQQADSPIWQQVHALIKFRLQHKAVLSSGQTSLTVTEDGLIKVTRTGNEQLTAYFNTTDQAASLTASAALSQNYANDVLAPKGFVITVK; from the coding sequence ATGCAATTAGCAGCTTTAAAGCATAGAACAGAAAGTGAAGATTGTTTTGTAATTAGTCCACACCATGTGCGTGTGAGGTTTCACAGTGCTAAGGATGATGTTAAACAAGTCATTGTGCACTACACAGATAATTATTTAGACACGAAGACCGATCGAACAATCGCAATGACCAAGATAGGTCAAGGGCAAGTTAGTGATCACTGGGGTGCAACTCTGACAGCACCATATCGCCGCTTGAAATATACGTTTGAAGTAATTGGTCAAGACGGTGAACACAAGATTGTTGGTGATCGGGGGATTAGCACTTATAATGAGCAAAATTTGCTTGCAGATAGCAGCTACTTTAAGTTGCCTTATTTACATCAAATCGACATGGATATAACACCTGATTGGGTTAAAGATACAGTTTGGTATCAGATTTTTCCGGAACGATTTGCCAATGGCGATAAGAGCAATGATCCGCAAGGGACTAAGCCGTGGAATTCTAGTGATCATCCTGGTCGTGATGATTATTACGGCGGCGACTTGCAAGGAATTTTAGATAAGTTAGATTACTTACAAGAATTAGGGATCAATGGCCTTTACCTGTGCCCAGTATTTAAAGCAAGTTCGAATCATAAGTATGATACGATTGACTATTTGCAGATTGACCCTGACTTTGGCGATAAGGATTTGTTTGCCAAAGTAGTTAATGAAGCCCATCGCCGGGGAATAAGAGTGATGCTGGATGCGGTCTTTAATCACTTGGGAAGTCAATCAATGCAGTGGCAGGATGTTGTTAAGAATGGCGCCAAGTCTCGCTTCGCAGATTGGTTTCATATTAATAGTTTTCCAGTTAGTCCTTACCAAAATCCAACCAAGGGTGAGGGTGAGCCAAATTATGATACCTTTGCCTTTGAGGAACATATGCCAAAACTCAACACGGCCAATCCGGAAGTTCAGGATTTCTTGTTAGAAATCGCAACTTACTGGGTCAAGTACTTTGATATTGATGCTTGGCGGTTAGATGTTGCTAACGAGGTTGACCACCATTTTTGGCGAAGATTCCATGATGCAGTAACAGCGATTAAACCTGATTTTTATATTGTTGGTGAAATTTGGCATAATGCACGGCCGTGGCTGAATGGGGATGAATTTTCCGGTGTGATGAATTATCCTTACACACTGCAAATAGAGGATCATTTCTTTAAGCATAATAAGTCCGCCATTGAATTGACGCAGGCATTAACAGACCAATTGATGATGTATCGCGACAATAATAATCGGGCGATGCTTAATATGCTTGATTCTCATGATACAGCGCGGTTATTTACAGTAGCGGGCGATGATCAACAGTTAGGGATGCAAGCTTTGACATTTATGTTTATGCAGCCTGGCAGTCCATGTATCTATTATGGTACTGAAATGGGAATGACTGGCGGTGAAGATCCCGATTGTCGTAAGCCAATGGATTGGCAACAAGCTGATTCGCCAATTTGGCAGCAGGTTCATGCGTTAATTAAGTTCCGGTTGCAGCACAAAGCAGTCTTGAGTAGTGGTCAAACTTCCTTGACAGTAACAGAGGACGGCTTAATCAAGGTAACGCGGACTGGTAATGAGCAGTTAACAGCCTATTTCAATACAACGGATCAGGCTGCATCGCTGACAGCTTCAGCAGCTTTAAGTCAAAATTATGCTAACGACGTACTTGCACCAAAAGGCTTTGTTATTACAGTTAAATAG
- a CDS encoding extracellular solute-binding protein, whose translation MKIWKKVALSSTAILAAMTLAACSNGGSSSSSSKGSDSGNLTLWVDTQQVPYYKQIVKDFTKEHKDIKVRVTQSPSGSANAKTDVGKDASKAGDVFEVPNDQLGQMADAGYINPLSPADTKNIKANYIPTAAKGVTWKGKIYAYPYAQQAQTLYYNKSKLSTSDVKNWKTLTSKGVIAVDFAVPYSMWPVFFSAGTKLYGNNGEDLKGSTFNSAAGVNALKWYAEQKNNKGVMQTSNALNQLKKGNAQAILDGPWDAANIKKILGKNFAVAKYPMINVGGKDVQMEAFLGIEGFAVSAHTKYPKAAAELAAFITNKKAQLISHKQAGQIPVLKSAVSDPEITNDAVADAVIAMAKPGNSVLMPKLPQMAEFWNSATPLISGAYDGKVKPAQYKAQLAKLDKAASKK comes from the coding sequence ATGAAAATTTGGAAGAAAGTTGCTTTAAGTAGTACAGCTATCTTGGCTGCAATGACACTAGCTGCATGTTCTAATGGCGGCTCAAGTTCATCAAGTAGTAAGGGAAGCGACAGCGGTAATTTAACATTGTGGGTTGACACTCAGCAAGTGCCATATTACAAGCAAATCGTTAAAGATTTTACCAAAGAGCATAAGGATATTAAAGTTCGCGTAACGCAAAGTCCATCAGGTTCAGCTAATGCGAAAACAGATGTAGGTAAAGATGCTTCAAAAGCTGGTGACGTTTTTGAAGTACCAAATGATCAATTAGGACAAATGGCTGATGCTGGCTACATTAATCCACTGTCACCAGCTGACACTAAGAATATTAAGGCTAATTATATTCCTACTGCTGCTAAGGGAGTAACTTGGAAAGGTAAGATTTATGCTTATCCATATGCTCAACAAGCACAAACACTGTATTACAACAAGTCCAAGCTTTCTACTAGTGATGTTAAGAATTGGAAGACATTGACATCTAAGGGTGTGATTGCAGTTGACTTCGCTGTACCGTATTCAATGTGGCCAGTATTCTTTTCAGCAGGAACTAAGTTATATGGTAACAATGGTGAAGATTTGAAAGGTTCAACCTTTAATTCAGCCGCTGGTGTTAACGCTCTGAAATGGTACGCTGAACAAAAGAATAATAAAGGCGTAATGCAAACTTCTAATGCATTAAACCAATTAAAGAAGGGTAATGCACAAGCAATTTTAGACGGTCCTTGGGATGCTGCTAATATTAAGAAAATTTTAGGTAAGAATTTTGCAGTTGCTAAATATCCAATGATTAATGTTGGTGGCAAAGATGTTCAAATGGAAGCATTCTTAGGAATTGAAGGTTTTGCAGTTAGTGCACATACCAAGTATCCAAAGGCAGCTGCCGAACTTGCTGCATTCATTACCAATAAGAAGGCACAATTAATTAGTCATAAACAAGCTGGTCAAATTCCAGTTTTGAAGTCTGCAGTTAGTGATCCTGAGATAACTAATGATGCAGTGGCAGATGCTGTTATTGCTATGGCTAAACCTGGTAATTCAGTCTTAATGCCAAAATTGCCACAAATGGCAGAATTTTGGAATAGTGCAACGCCATTAATTAGTGGAGCTTATGATGGCAAGGTAAAGCCTGCTCAATATAAGGCACAACTTGCTAAGTTAGATAAAGCTGCATCCAAGAAATAG